A genomic segment from Castor canadensis chromosome 1, mCasCan1.hap1v2, whole genome shotgun sequence encodes:
- the Celf1 gene encoding CUGBP Elav-like family member 1 isoform X5, with translation MNGTLDHPDQPDLDAIKMFVGQVPRTWSEKDLRELFEQYGAVYEINVLRDRSQNPPQSKGCCFVTFYTRKAALEAQNALHNMKVLPGMHHPIQMKPADSEKNNAVEDRKLFIGMISKKCTENDIRVMFSSFGQIEECRILRGPDGLSRGCAFVTFTTRAMAQTAIKAMHQAQTMEGCSSPMVVKFADTQKDKEQKRMAQQLQQQMQQISAASVWGNLAGLNTLGPQYLALYLQLLQQTASSGNLNTLSSLHPMGGLNAMQLQNLAALAAAASAAQNTPSGTNALTTSSSPLSVLTSSAGSSPSSSSSNSVNPIASLGALQTLAGATAGLNVGSLAGMAALNGGLGSSGLSNGTGSTMEALTQAYSGIQQYAAAALPTLYNQNLLTQQSIGAAGSQKEGPEGANLFIYHLPQEFGDQDLLQMFMPFGNVVSAKVFIDKQTNLSKCFGFVSYDNPVSAQAAIQSMNGFQIGMKRLKVQLKRSKNDSKPY, from the exons ATGAACGGCACCCTGGACCACCCAGACCAACCAGATCTTGATGCTATCAAGATGTTTGTGGGCCAGGTTCCAAGGACCTGGTCTGAGAAGGACTTGAGGGAACTCTTTGAACAGTATGGTGCTGTCTATGAAATCAATGTCCTAAGGGATAGGAGCCAAAACCCTCCTCAGAGCAAAG GGTGCTGTTTTGTTACATTTTACACCCGTAAAGCTGCATTAGAAGCGCAGAATGCTCTTCACAACATGAAGGTCCTTCCAGGG ATGCATCATCCTATACAGATGAAACCTGCTgacagtgaaaagaacaatg CAGTGGAAGACAGAAAGCTGTTCATTGGTATGATTTCCAAGAAGTGCACTGAAAATGACATCCGAGTCATGTTCTCTTCATTTGGACAGATTGAAGAGTGCCGGATATTGCGGGGACCTGATGGCCTGAGCCGAG GTTGTGCATTTGTGACTTTTACAACAAGAGCCATGGCACAGACAGCTATCAAGGCAATGCACCAAGCACAAACCATGGAG GGTTGCTCATCTCCAATGGTGGTAAAATTTGCTGATACACAGAAGGACAAAGAACAGAAGAGAATGGCCCAGCAGCTCCAGCAGCAGATGCAGCAGATCAGCGCAGCATCTGTATGGGGAAACCTTGCTGGTCTAAATACTCTTGGACCCCAGTATTTAGCA CTTTATTTGCAGCTCCTTCAGCAGACTGCCTCCTCTGGGAACCTCAACACCCTGAGCAGCCTCCACCCAATGGGAG GGTTAAATGCAATGCAGTTACAGAATTTGGCCGCACTAGCTGCGGCAGCTAGTGCAGCTCAGAATACACCAAGTGGTACCAATGCTCTCACTACATCCAGCAGTCCCCTCAGCGTACTCACCAGTTCAG CAGGGTCTTCACCTAGCTCCAGCAGCAGTAACTCTGTCAACCCTATAGCCTCACTTGGAGCCCTGCAGACATTAGCTGGAGCAACAGCTGGCCTCAACGTCGGGTCTTTGGCAG GGATGGCTGCTTTAAATGGTGGCCTGGGCAGCAGTGGCCTTTCTAATGGCACTGGGAGCACCATGGAGGCCCTCACCCAGGCCTACTCGGGTATTCAGCAATATGCTGCAGCAGCGCTCCCAACTCTGTACAACCAGAATCTGTTGACACAGCAGAGTATTGGTGCTGCTGGAAGCCAGAAGGAAG GTCCAGAAGGAGCCAACCTGTTCATCTACCACCTGCCCCAGGAGTTTGGAGATCAGGACCTGTTGCAGATGTTTATGCCCTTTGGGAATGTCGTGTCTGCCAAGGTTTTTATTGACAAGCAGACAAACCTGAGCAAGTGTTTTG GTTTTGTAAGTTACGACAATCCTGTTTCGGCTCAAGCTGCCATCCAGTCCATGAATGGTTTTCAGATTGGCATGAAGCGACTTAAAGTGCAGCTCAAGCGTTCGAAGAATGACAGCAAGCCCTACTGA
- the Celf1 gene encoding CUGBP Elav-like family member 1 isoform X3, protein MASFKLDFLPEMMVDHCSLNSSPVSKKMNGTLDHPDQPDLDAIKMFVGQVPRTWSEKDLRELFEQYGAVYEINVLRDRSQNPPQSKGCCFVTFYTRKAALEAQNALHNMKVLPGMHHPIQMKPADSEKNNAVEDRKLFIGMISKKCTENDIRVMFSSFGQIEECRILRGPDGLSRGCAFVTFTTRAMAQTAIKAMHQAQTMEGCSSPMVVKFADTQKDKEQKRMAQQLQQQMQQISAASVWGNLAGLNTLGPQYLALLQQTASSGNLNTLSSLHPMGGLNAMQLQNLAALAAAASAAQNTPSGTNALTTSSSPLSVLTSSAGSSPSSSSSNSVNPIASLGALQTLAGATAGLNVGSLAGMAALNGGLGSSGLSNGTGSTMEALTQAYSGIQQYAAAALPTLYNQNLLTQQSIGAAGSQKEGPEGANLFIYHLPQEFGDQDLLQMFMPFGNVVSAKVFIDKQTNLSKCFGFVSYDNPVSAQAAIQSMNGFQIGMKRLKVQLKRSKNDSKPY, encoded by the exons CTCAAAGAAAATGAACGGCACCCTGGACCACCCAGACCAACCAGATCTTGATGCTATCAAGATGTTTGTGGGCCAGGTTCCAAGGACCTGGTCTGAGAAGGACTTGAGGGAACTCTTTGAACAGTATGGTGCTGTCTATGAAATCAATGTCCTAAGGGATAGGAGCCAAAACCCTCCTCAGAGCAAAG GGTGCTGTTTTGTTACATTTTACACCCGTAAAGCTGCATTAGAAGCGCAGAATGCTCTTCACAACATGAAGGTCCTTCCAGGG ATGCATCATCCTATACAGATGAAACCTGCTgacagtgaaaagaacaatg CAGTGGAAGACAGAAAGCTGTTCATTGGTATGATTTCCAAGAAGTGCACTGAAAATGACATCCGAGTCATGTTCTCTTCATTTGGACAGATTGAAGAGTGCCGGATATTGCGGGGACCTGATGGCCTGAGCCGAG GTTGTGCATTTGTGACTTTTACAACAAGAGCCATGGCACAGACAGCTATCAAGGCAATGCACCAAGCACAAACCATGGAG GGTTGCTCATCTCCAATGGTGGTAAAATTTGCTGATACACAGAAGGACAAAGAACAGAAGAGAATGGCCCAGCAGCTCCAGCAGCAGATGCAGCAGATCAGCGCAGCATCTGTATGGGGAAACCTTGCTGGTCTAAATACTCTTGGACCCCAGTATTTAGCA CTCCTTCAGCAGACTGCCTCCTCTGGGAACCTCAACACCCTGAGCAGCCTCCACCCAATGGGAG GGTTAAATGCAATGCAGTTACAGAATTTGGCCGCACTAGCTGCGGCAGCTAGTGCAGCTCAGAATACACCAAGTGGTACCAATGCTCTCACTACATCCAGCAGTCCCCTCAGCGTACTCACCAGTTCAG CAGGGTCTTCACCTAGCTCCAGCAGCAGTAACTCTGTCAACCCTATAGCCTCACTTGGAGCCCTGCAGACATTAGCTGGAGCAACAGCTGGCCTCAACGTCGGGTCTTTGGCAG GGATGGCTGCTTTAAATGGTGGCCTGGGCAGCAGTGGCCTTTCTAATGGCACTGGGAGCACCATGGAGGCCCTCACCCAGGCCTACTCGGGTATTCAGCAATATGCTGCAGCAGCGCTCCCAACTCTGTACAACCAGAATCTGTTGACACAGCAGAGTATTGGTGCTGCTGGAAGCCAGAAGGAAG GTCCAGAAGGAGCCAACCTGTTCATCTACCACCTGCCCCAGGAGTTTGGAGATCAGGACCTGTTGCAGATGTTTATGCCCTTTGGGAATGTCGTGTCTGCCAAGGTTTTTATTGACAAGCAGACAAACCTGAGCAAGTGTTTTG GTTTTGTAAGTTACGACAATCCTGTTTCGGCTCAAGCTGCCATCCAGTCCATGAATGGTTTTCAGATTGGCATGAAGCGACTTAAAGTGCAGCTCAAGCGTTCGAAGAATGACAGCAAGCCCTACTGA
- the Celf1 gene encoding CUGBP Elav-like family member 1 isoform X4, protein MASFKLDFLPEMMVDHCSLNSSPVSKKMNGTLDHPDQPDLDAIKMFVGQVPRTWSEKDLRELFEQYGAVYEINVLRDRSQNPPQSKGCCFVTFYTRKAALEAQNALHNMKVLPGMHHPIQMKPADSEKNNAVEDRKLFIGMISKKCTENDIRVMFSSFGQIEECRILRGPDGLSRGCAFVTFTTRAMAQTAIKAMHQAQTMEGCSSPMVVKFADTQKDKEQKRMAQQLQQQMQQISAASVWGNLAGLNTLGPQYLALLQQTASSGNLNTLSSLHPMGGLNAMQLQNLAALAAAASAAQNTPSGTNALTTSSSPLSVLTSSGSSPSSSSSNSVNPIASLGALQTLAGATAGLNVGSLAGMAALNGGLGSSGLSNGTGSTMEALTQAYSGIQQYAAAALPTLYNQNLLTQQSIGAAGSQKEGPEGANLFIYHLPQEFGDQDLLQMFMPFGNVVSAKVFIDKQTNLSKCFGFVSYDNPVSAQAAIQSMNGFQIGMKRLKVQLKRSKNDSKPY, encoded by the exons CTCAAAGAAAATGAACGGCACCCTGGACCACCCAGACCAACCAGATCTTGATGCTATCAAGATGTTTGTGGGCCAGGTTCCAAGGACCTGGTCTGAGAAGGACTTGAGGGAACTCTTTGAACAGTATGGTGCTGTCTATGAAATCAATGTCCTAAGGGATAGGAGCCAAAACCCTCCTCAGAGCAAAG GGTGCTGTTTTGTTACATTTTACACCCGTAAAGCTGCATTAGAAGCGCAGAATGCTCTTCACAACATGAAGGTCCTTCCAGGG ATGCATCATCCTATACAGATGAAACCTGCTgacagtgaaaagaacaatg CAGTGGAAGACAGAAAGCTGTTCATTGGTATGATTTCCAAGAAGTGCACTGAAAATGACATCCGAGTCATGTTCTCTTCATTTGGACAGATTGAAGAGTGCCGGATATTGCGGGGACCTGATGGCCTGAGCCGAG GTTGTGCATTTGTGACTTTTACAACAAGAGCCATGGCACAGACAGCTATCAAGGCAATGCACCAAGCACAAACCATGGAG GGTTGCTCATCTCCAATGGTGGTAAAATTTGCTGATACACAGAAGGACAAAGAACAGAAGAGAATGGCCCAGCAGCTCCAGCAGCAGATGCAGCAGATCAGCGCAGCATCTGTATGGGGAAACCTTGCTGGTCTAAATACTCTTGGACCCCAGTATTTAGCA CTCCTTCAGCAGACTGCCTCCTCTGGGAACCTCAACACCCTGAGCAGCCTCCACCCAATGGGAG GGTTAAATGCAATGCAGTTACAGAATTTGGCCGCACTAGCTGCGGCAGCTAGTGCAGCTCAGAATACACCAAGTGGTACCAATGCTCTCACTACATCCAGCAGTCCCCTCAGCGTACTCACCAGTTCAG GGTCTTCACCTAGCTCCAGCAGCAGTAACTCTGTCAACCCTATAGCCTCACTTGGAGCCCTGCAGACATTAGCTGGAGCAACAGCTGGCCTCAACGTCGGGTCTTTGGCAG GGATGGCTGCTTTAAATGGTGGCCTGGGCAGCAGTGGCCTTTCTAATGGCACTGGGAGCACCATGGAGGCCCTCACCCAGGCCTACTCGGGTATTCAGCAATATGCTGCAGCAGCGCTCCCAACTCTGTACAACCAGAATCTGTTGACACAGCAGAGTATTGGTGCTGCTGGAAGCCAGAAGGAAG GTCCAGAAGGAGCCAACCTGTTCATCTACCACCTGCCCCAGGAGTTTGGAGATCAGGACCTGTTGCAGATGTTTATGCCCTTTGGGAATGTCGTGTCTGCCAAGGTTTTTATTGACAAGCAGACAAACCTGAGCAAGTGTTTTG GTTTTGTAAGTTACGACAATCCTGTTTCGGCTCAAGCTGCCATCCAGTCCATGAATGGTTTTCAGATTGGCATGAAGCGACTTAAAGTGCAGCTCAAGCGTTCGAAGAATGACAGCAAGCCCTACTGA
- the Celf1 gene encoding CUGBP Elav-like family member 1 isoform X2 — protein MASFKLDFLPEMMVDHCSLNSSPVSKKMNGTLDHPDQPDLDAIKMFVGQVPRTWSEKDLRELFEQYGAVYEINVLRDRSQNPPQSKGCCFVTFYTRKAALEAQNALHNMKVLPGMHHPIQMKPADSEKNNAVEDRKLFIGMISKKCTENDIRVMFSSFGQIEECRILRGPDGLSRGCAFVTFTTRAMAQTAIKAMHQAQTMEGCSSPMVVKFADTQKDKEQKRMAQQLQQQMQQISAASVWGNLAGLNTLGPQYLALYLQLLQQTASSGNLNTLSSLHPMGGLNAMQLQNLAALAAAASAAQNTPSGTNALTTSSSPLSVLTSSGSSPSSSSSNSVNPIASLGALQTLAGATAGLNVGSLAGMAALNGGLGSSGLSNGTGSTMEALTQAYSGIQQYAAAALPTLYNQNLLTQQSIGAAGSQKEGPEGANLFIYHLPQEFGDQDLLQMFMPFGNVVSAKVFIDKQTNLSKCFGFVSYDNPVSAQAAIQSMNGFQIGMKRLKVQLKRSKNDSKPY, from the exons CTCAAAGAAAATGAACGGCACCCTGGACCACCCAGACCAACCAGATCTTGATGCTATCAAGATGTTTGTGGGCCAGGTTCCAAGGACCTGGTCTGAGAAGGACTTGAGGGAACTCTTTGAACAGTATGGTGCTGTCTATGAAATCAATGTCCTAAGGGATAGGAGCCAAAACCCTCCTCAGAGCAAAG GGTGCTGTTTTGTTACATTTTACACCCGTAAAGCTGCATTAGAAGCGCAGAATGCTCTTCACAACATGAAGGTCCTTCCAGGG ATGCATCATCCTATACAGATGAAACCTGCTgacagtgaaaagaacaatg CAGTGGAAGACAGAAAGCTGTTCATTGGTATGATTTCCAAGAAGTGCACTGAAAATGACATCCGAGTCATGTTCTCTTCATTTGGACAGATTGAAGAGTGCCGGATATTGCGGGGACCTGATGGCCTGAGCCGAG GTTGTGCATTTGTGACTTTTACAACAAGAGCCATGGCACAGACAGCTATCAAGGCAATGCACCAAGCACAAACCATGGAG GGTTGCTCATCTCCAATGGTGGTAAAATTTGCTGATACACAGAAGGACAAAGAACAGAAGAGAATGGCCCAGCAGCTCCAGCAGCAGATGCAGCAGATCAGCGCAGCATCTGTATGGGGAAACCTTGCTGGTCTAAATACTCTTGGACCCCAGTATTTAGCA CTTTATTTGCAGCTCCTTCAGCAGACTGCCTCCTCTGGGAACCTCAACACCCTGAGCAGCCTCCACCCAATGGGAG GGTTAAATGCAATGCAGTTACAGAATTTGGCCGCACTAGCTGCGGCAGCTAGTGCAGCTCAGAATACACCAAGTGGTACCAATGCTCTCACTACATCCAGCAGTCCCCTCAGCGTACTCACCAGTTCAG GGTCTTCACCTAGCTCCAGCAGCAGTAACTCTGTCAACCCTATAGCCTCACTTGGAGCCCTGCAGACATTAGCTGGAGCAACAGCTGGCCTCAACGTCGGGTCTTTGGCAG GGATGGCTGCTTTAAATGGTGGCCTGGGCAGCAGTGGCCTTTCTAATGGCACTGGGAGCACCATGGAGGCCCTCACCCAGGCCTACTCGGGTATTCAGCAATATGCTGCAGCAGCGCTCCCAACTCTGTACAACCAGAATCTGTTGACACAGCAGAGTATTGGTGCTGCTGGAAGCCAGAAGGAAG GTCCAGAAGGAGCCAACCTGTTCATCTACCACCTGCCCCAGGAGTTTGGAGATCAGGACCTGTTGCAGATGTTTATGCCCTTTGGGAATGTCGTGTCTGCCAAGGTTTTTATTGACAAGCAGACAAACCTGAGCAAGTGTTTTG GTTTTGTAAGTTACGACAATCCTGTTTCGGCTCAAGCTGCCATCCAGTCCATGAATGGTTTTCAGATTGGCATGAAGCGACTTAAAGTGCAGCTCAAGCGTTCGAAGAATGACAGCAAGCCCTACTGA
- the Celf1 gene encoding CUGBP Elav-like family member 1 isoform X1: MASFKLDFLPEMMVDHCSLNSSPVSKKMNGTLDHPDQPDLDAIKMFVGQVPRTWSEKDLRELFEQYGAVYEINVLRDRSQNPPQSKGCCFVTFYTRKAALEAQNALHNMKVLPGMHHPIQMKPADSEKNNAVEDRKLFIGMISKKCTENDIRVMFSSFGQIEECRILRGPDGLSRGCAFVTFTTRAMAQTAIKAMHQAQTMEGCSSPMVVKFADTQKDKEQKRMAQQLQQQMQQISAASVWGNLAGLNTLGPQYLALYLQLLQQTASSGNLNTLSSLHPMGGLNAMQLQNLAALAAAASAAQNTPSGTNALTTSSSPLSVLTSSAGSSPSSSSSNSVNPIASLGALQTLAGATAGLNVGSLAGMAALNGGLGSSGLSNGTGSTMEALTQAYSGIQQYAAAALPTLYNQNLLTQQSIGAAGSQKEGPEGANLFIYHLPQEFGDQDLLQMFMPFGNVVSAKVFIDKQTNLSKCFGFVSYDNPVSAQAAIQSMNGFQIGMKRLKVQLKRSKNDSKPY; this comes from the exons CTCAAAGAAAATGAACGGCACCCTGGACCACCCAGACCAACCAGATCTTGATGCTATCAAGATGTTTGTGGGCCAGGTTCCAAGGACCTGGTCTGAGAAGGACTTGAGGGAACTCTTTGAACAGTATGGTGCTGTCTATGAAATCAATGTCCTAAGGGATAGGAGCCAAAACCCTCCTCAGAGCAAAG GGTGCTGTTTTGTTACATTTTACACCCGTAAAGCTGCATTAGAAGCGCAGAATGCTCTTCACAACATGAAGGTCCTTCCAGGG ATGCATCATCCTATACAGATGAAACCTGCTgacagtgaaaagaacaatg CAGTGGAAGACAGAAAGCTGTTCATTGGTATGATTTCCAAGAAGTGCACTGAAAATGACATCCGAGTCATGTTCTCTTCATTTGGACAGATTGAAGAGTGCCGGATATTGCGGGGACCTGATGGCCTGAGCCGAG GTTGTGCATTTGTGACTTTTACAACAAGAGCCATGGCACAGACAGCTATCAAGGCAATGCACCAAGCACAAACCATGGAG GGTTGCTCATCTCCAATGGTGGTAAAATTTGCTGATACACAGAAGGACAAAGAACAGAAGAGAATGGCCCAGCAGCTCCAGCAGCAGATGCAGCAGATCAGCGCAGCATCTGTATGGGGAAACCTTGCTGGTCTAAATACTCTTGGACCCCAGTATTTAGCA CTTTATTTGCAGCTCCTTCAGCAGACTGCCTCCTCTGGGAACCTCAACACCCTGAGCAGCCTCCACCCAATGGGAG GGTTAAATGCAATGCAGTTACAGAATTTGGCCGCACTAGCTGCGGCAGCTAGTGCAGCTCAGAATACACCAAGTGGTACCAATGCTCTCACTACATCCAGCAGTCCCCTCAGCGTACTCACCAGTTCAG CAGGGTCTTCACCTAGCTCCAGCAGCAGTAACTCTGTCAACCCTATAGCCTCACTTGGAGCCCTGCAGACATTAGCTGGAGCAACAGCTGGCCTCAACGTCGGGTCTTTGGCAG GGATGGCTGCTTTAAATGGTGGCCTGGGCAGCAGTGGCCTTTCTAATGGCACTGGGAGCACCATGGAGGCCCTCACCCAGGCCTACTCGGGTATTCAGCAATATGCTGCAGCAGCGCTCCCAACTCTGTACAACCAGAATCTGTTGACACAGCAGAGTATTGGTGCTGCTGGAAGCCAGAAGGAAG GTCCAGAAGGAGCCAACCTGTTCATCTACCACCTGCCCCAGGAGTTTGGAGATCAGGACCTGTTGCAGATGTTTATGCCCTTTGGGAATGTCGTGTCTGCCAAGGTTTTTATTGACAAGCAGACAAACCTGAGCAAGTGTTTTG GTTTTGTAAGTTACGACAATCCTGTTTCGGCTCAAGCTGCCATCCAGTCCATGAATGGTTTTCAGATTGGCATGAAGCGACTTAAAGTGCAGCTCAAGCGTTCGAAGAATGACAGCAAGCCCTACTGA